DNA from Salmo trutta chromosome 14, fSalTru1.1, whole genome shotgun sequence:
tgtgtgtgtgtgtgtgtgagtaacagGCGGTTGCAATGAGTTATGATCACAATGCATCTCAGTAGGAAGTATATAAGAGTTAACTTTGATAGGAAACTTTACTCTAACAACATAACAGATACAGAATCAAGGTGTCGGGTTCCAATATGAAAGATAACACCATTACATTTAACCCCAATAAAACGACACAGAGATGCTTTCTGTAGGTATCTGTCCCAGCCCGGTAGCCCACGGTACAAGTCAGTATTCCACGTCCATCCATCTGAGGATGTCGGGAGATTATGTGGAAATCAGCCACTGGGGGCAAAagtgagtgctgttaccttcaagaAGGTTTTagttttgcacacacacacacacacacacacacacacacacacacacacacacacacacacacacacacacacacacacacacacacacacacacacacacacacacacacctgttggcTGTGAACCTGAACCTCTTTGGGTCTAGTTTGAATTATGTGAAGGAACTCTGAATTCTTGGGCAATACAATCTCAGCCTGAGAGTTTACATTTATATGAATGTTAGTCTAGCCCTAGTTATAAATGTTAGTTTAGCCCTAGTTATAAATGTTAGTCTAGCCCTAGCTATGAATGTTAGTCTTACCCTAGCTAGGAATGTTAGTCTAATCCTAGCTATGAATGTTAGTCTACCCCTCGTTAGGAATGTTAGTCTAGCCCTAGCAATGAATGTTAGTCTAGCCCTAGCAATGAAGGTTTGTCTAGCCTTAGCTAGGAATGAGAGTCTAGCCCTAGCTAGGAATGGTATTCTAGCCCCCACCCTTGTCCTCACTCTCGTTAAGCACCACTGCCACCCTACTTAAACCTGACCAAACTAACATTCCTCCTCTTGGTCTGCAGTGCATGTTGCGTTGAATGACACTGCATGTTACAAGCCTGATCAAGGTTTTGCATCCGTCTAGCTTGTATCTCTAAGGTTCTTCCGAGGatctcttggggggggggggattgtcaTCACCACAGCAGCCTAACTTCCACAGCCTGACGGTGACGTCTACCTGAGACTCCAAGCCAAACTCTACAGAGTCAACCCTCTGGATCCTTCATCTGCAACCCTCTGCTTCATCCGTTCCATTCTCATTGACTTCCTGAATCCTCATTATCACATCCATTCTGTTTCCTCAATAAATATTCTAAACTGGTCCTTTAACTAGTGAATAGTCATTTCCTCTGTCTCGCTAACTCTGCCAGCAGTCCTCAGCCTTATCATAAGTTGTCATCTGCTGTCTTCATTTCCCACCATAGTAGATGGCTGACACATAATAGTCTGCCTTTTGGGTTGTTAGTCTTGTCCTAGCTAGGAATGATAGTCTAGCCCTAGCTAGGAATGATAGTCTAGCCCTAACTAGGAATGATAGTCTAGCCCTAGCTAGGAATGATAGTCTAGCCCTAGCTAGGAATGATAGTCTAGCCCTAGCTAGGAATGATAGTCTAGCCCTAACTAGGAATGATAGTCTAGCCCTAGCTAGAAATGATAGTCTAGCCCTAGCTAGGAATGATAGTCTAGCCCTAGCTAGGAATGATAGTCTAGCCCTAACTAGGAATGATAGTCTAGCCCTAACTAGGAATGATAGTCTAGCCCTAGCTAGGAATGATAGTCTAGCCCTAGCTAGGAATGATAGTCTAGCCCTAACTAGCAATGATAGTCTAGCCCTAACTAGGAATGATAGTCTAGCCCTAACTAGGAATGATAGTCTAGCCCTAACTAGGAATGATAGTCTAGCCCTAGCTAGGAATGATAGTCTAGCCCTAACTAGCAATGATAGTCTAGCCCTAGCTAAGAATGTTTATCTAGACCTAGCTATGAATGTTAGTTTAACCCTaatgatgaattaaggtcactagtTATGCTTGGCAACACTGCTTCCTGTCAATGTATTTGTTCAGTCTCATTGTTAATCAGAGAGCCTTTACTTTTCACCACCTCTGTGTTCATAAGACAACCATATCAGGGGCCCGTATCCAcaatgtctcagagtaggagagtggcttttagatcataatgaataatattatatggacagatcctggatcagcactcctattctgagcTGCTATGTTGATATGGACCTGCTCCAGTTTTCTGTGGATGGAGGCATAACGGCCTCTTTTCAGCCAGACTGACAATGATCATTACTCTAATTTCTACTACAAACATATTAGAGATGCTTTCATAGAAAATACCCAAAACACATTTGTACACGACTATGATGTTGCACGACATCGCACTGCTATCAAAATTGCCATTTACACCATCAAGCTACCACAGACTGCCTCTACAAGACTTCAGGATAATGGCTAACTTTAAACCATCACGCCCTGCtttcataaaaaatattttattgagAACACCCAAACTACTCTATCACTGCTTGAGAATCAAGTTTGAAAATCAAAACGTCTCCTTTGTACAAGACTATGAGGACATGGGTTTACAACTAACAAAATGTCAGTTTATGTCTAAGGCCATTACAGACTGCCAAATAGGAGAGTACTTAGGTCTAATCTCCATCACACACCCACAAGCTGTCCATCCCCACCCACTGGATAGAAGATTAgagctctctacacacacacagagagagagagagactgtgttgATTATGGTAAAGCTCTGTCCCTCCAGATATCAAGTTACAGGGAATATGGATTCATGGACATTGTTCTGATTTCTGAACTCTTTTATGAAGGTCAACTCTGTGAGATGACAGCATCACAATTTTATGTGTGGTCAcacatatacacgcacacacacataaatgtgACTTCCGATTAAAATAATAATATCTCTCCCTGAACATGAATTTGAGAACACAGTGAAGTGCTGTCCCTCCTTTACAACAGTCTTTATACTGTATGCCCTCACACAGTGAGAAATGAACATTGGAACACCCGGAACACTGGATCAGAGAGCACCAATAGGAATGGGTCTTAATATAACTGTTATAATCATCTATCATTATTATATCAGAATTATACCCTATAATGTAATATACTCTACAGTAATGTCCATGATTGACGTTTGTTCATGGGAAGAATTTCCTttatgattttgtgtgtgtgtgtgtgtgtctttgctgTATTCTGTTAAAGCCTCATTAATGCAACTGTGAGCGACTGAAAACATCAATTTTATGTCTCGTATCAGAGTTAACAGGAAAtcttcctgagagagagagagagagagagagagagagagagagagagagagagagattaaatgaGAGAGAGCCTGACACGGCTGagtatgtgggtgtgtatgtgtgtctgtttagagtttgtgtctgtgtgtgtatgcatgcgtgcatgtgtgtgtttcagaatgGCAGGAAGGTTCAATAATCAAATCCCCAAATGTCTTCTGTTTGTCTGTGAGAGGATGAGAGATAATTGCGTTCGGTAATAATGAGCTCTGGAAAATAGATTGTCTACCCAAATAGTTTTCTGGGAAATCTGTGTTTAGGGAATTGGGCATCCTGGTATACAATACACCCAGCCTAATACAGTACTATCCATAGAAAGATAGATCTAttcatttaatatatatatatatatattaattatatttctatggtactatcatatacaggtaactgacaacataaaggaaacaccaacatgaagtgtcttaatagggagctgggccaccacgagctgccagaacagctccagtgcaccttggcatagattctagaagtgtctggaactcttggagggatgcaacaccattctcccatgagaaattccatcatttagtggaaaacgctgtctcaggtgccgcgccagaatctcccataagtgttcaattgggttgagatccggtgactgactgactgactgactctctctctcacacacacacgcacacgcacacgcacacgcacgcacgcacacacacacatactttataccccctatgctcctttgagacccctctttcaaagtcactgagagctcttcttctagccatggtaaccaaaataataggcaactgggcatttttatacatgaccctaagcatgatgggatgttaattgcttaattaactcagaaaaccacacctgtgtggaagcacctgctttcaatatactttgtatccctcatttcctCAAGTGCttccattattttggcatttCCCTGTATTTATCAAAGAGATTATTAAGATTATTATTAAGGTTAACCATCAACTGGTGTTGGCATATATTAATCATGTGTTGGACATACAGCCCAATCTTTTATCAATTAGATTATTCCAGTTTAAGTGAATAATAGCTTTATGTGTTCACCCAGACTAGAATACAGTAGctaccatcattgtaaataagaatctgttcttaactgacttgcctggttaaataaaggttaaataaaataaaaaatgataatGTAGTTGTCATGGAGATTATTATTAAGGTTATCATGACTTATTGTTGGTATGTCCAACCTCCAGGCTACAATCTCAGTGTACTAACAGTACTAATTGCAAATAGATTGTTGTAGTTATTAAGCTAAAATATTTAATAATAGGTATTAAGTTGACGTCAATTCAACCAGTTAGGCCTACTGGAAGTTAATAACAGGTTTTAAATCAGATGAATCATCAACATTTTGGAGGTCATTCTACCACCACGTAGACTACATTCTCAGTGTGGAAAACACAGGTAACCAAATACAATACATTCATGtatctctttcgctctctctctgttcttttcttcttttttttttttacaaatcgtAAATTTTTTTCAATCCGTggaccatatacagttgaagtcggaagtttacatacaccttagccaaatacacttaaactcagtttttcaaaattcctgacatttaatcctagtaaaaattccctgtcttaggtcagttaggatcaccactttattttaagaatgtgaaatgtcagaataatagtagagagaatgatttatttcagcttttatttcgttcatcacattcccagtgggtcagaagtttacatacactcaattagtatttggtagcattgcctttaaattgtttaacttgggtcaaacatttcgggtagccttccacaagcttcccacaataagtttggggaattttggcccattcctcctgacagagctagtgcaacttgagtcaggtttgtaggcctccttgctcgcacacacgttttcagttctgcccacacatcttctatgggattgaggtcagggctttgtgatggctactccaataccttgactttgttgtccttaagccattttgccacaactttggaacttggggtcattgtccatttggaagacacatttgtgatcaagctttaactttctgactgatgtcttgagatgttgcttcaatatagccacataattttcctttctcatgatgtcatttattttgtgaagtgcaccagtccctcctgcagcaaagcacccccacaacacgacttgcttcacgtttgggatggtgttcttcggcttgcaagcctccccctttttcctccaaacataacgatggtcattatggccaaacagttctatttttgtttcatcagaccagaggacatttctccaaaaagtacgatctttgtccccatgtgcagttgcaaaccgtagtctggcttttttatggcggttttggagcagtggcttcttccttgctgagcggcctttcaggttatgtcaatataggactagttttactgtggatatagatacttttgtatccgtttcctccagcatcttcacaatgtcctttgctgttgttctgggattgatttgcacttttcgcatcaaagtacgttcatctctaggagacagaacgcgtctccttcctgagcggtatgacggctgcgtggtcccgtggtgtttatacttgctcattattgtttgtacagatgaacgtggtaccttcaggcgattggaaattgttcccaaggatgaaccagacttgtggagctttacaatttttttctgaggtcttggctgatttatttagattttcccatgatgtcaagcaaagaggcactgagtttgaaggtaggccttgaaatgcatccacaggtacacctccaattgagtcaaattatgtcaattagcctatcagaagcttctaaagccatgacataattttctggaattttccaagctgtttaaaggcacagtcaacttagtgtgtgtaaacttctgacccactggaattgtgatacagtgaataagtgaaataatctgtctgtaaacaattgttggaaaaattacttgtgtcatgcacaaagtagatgtcctaactgacttgccaaaactatagtttgttaacaagacatttgtggagtggttgaaaaacgagttttaatgactccaacctaagtgtatgtaaacttccgacttcaactgtacctgaaAATTCTACTCTGTGTACTTTTGATATTACCAGTATATATACTAACATCCCCCATCAGGGCGGCCTAGAGGCCCTCATGTTCTACCTTGATGTACGTCCCCCTAATGCTCTACCCAGCACCAATTGTATTGTGGACTTGTGAACTATTTTCTCTTCAGGGGAGACTTCTTCCTCCAGATCAAAGAGACAGCGATGGTGAGCACTATGGGTCCTAATTATACTAACCTATATCTAGGAATGTATGAAAAACAGGTGGTGCTGAATGCAGACCTTAACCCTTTTCTCTCCAATATTCTTCCAATTGGAGATTGGATTACATTTTTGTGATCTATACAGGCACCCAGGAAGAACTTTTGGAATTCCATGCTTGCCTAAACTCTATGAATGAACACCTTCACTTCAGCATTAACTATGACCTATcacaaatcagttttcttgatgtGATGGTTATTAAGGACAAAACCTCCCTCTCTACAGATCTCTATAGGAAACCTACGGACAGGAATACCCTCCTAAGAGGTGACAGCTTTCATCCACGTCCACTTATTCAAAGTCTCTCTATAAGTCAATTCATGCTTTACCCAATACTCACCATTGGAGGAGGCATTTAAGGACATTATCAGGAAGTACTGGTACATTATTGATACTGACCCACAATTGAAACCCATTTTTAAATATCCCCCATGTATGGTTTTTAAAAGACCCCCAAACGTGAGAGATACTGTGGTTAAATCTGATTACCCACCAGAGAAAAGGGAAGCTTTTTTGGTCAAGGTTCCGGAGGGTAATTACAAATGTGGCCAATGTGCTCAATGCAGCTTTACGTACAAATGCAACTCATTACCCACCCCCGCACAGGACAAAGATTTCAGATCAAAGGCCTGATTACCTGCATGTCTACCAATGTTATTTACATGTTGAAACGTCCTTGTGGTCTGTCTTACATAGGGAAAACCCGTAGAAGCCTTAAGACCCGGATCAGTGAGCACCGCAGCAACATACGGACAGGTGAGACAAAAAAATCTGGTTGCTGCTCATTTTGTACAAGATAAACATCCTATTAGTTCTCTGAGATACATTGGAATAGAAATGGTCAAGATGTCACTCAGGGGAGGGGACATTGAGAGGAAACCTCTTCAAAGGGAATCTTTCTGGATCCACAGGCTGAACACACTGTCTCCTCTTGGCCTTAATGAGGAGTTTTACTTGAAACCGTTTTTATAGTTTCAATATGTCTAAACTGTTTTTTAAATCCTAATTGAatattgtatgtgtatgtatattactgtaaatattgatcacattccctgtgtatgatcatatattttgatacattgaatgttaataTTGGGAAACTATGTTATAATTTGttttacctcctgtttcaggaagtgatgtcactgagtactgcccctatatataggaccttccacccccacctgggatatggatgcctgatgaagacctaagggtcgaaacgttgttgtaaataaatatcacctgggagcatgagcagcagtgtgcagcgttttcctttctgttttccatgagtttgcctacaactccagcacctgcaGAAAGTACCTGGATGTGCGTATGTTTTCAGCTTTGTACAATTCGTCATCGCACCAATGCCCATAATAATATTGCCCTATTCTGCCATGATGATATTGTTTGGTGTGTTTGGGTAGGCCCCTTAAAAAAGCAGATGTTTTTTGCTGAAAGTGCACTGGAGTTCGGAATATTACGCAGGTGTGTTGGATTCATCATCATTTCCCTCCTCCACTATACGGTATTATGACATCACCAGTGAGGCAGTCAGGTCAAATGTGATTCCAGCTCGACAGCATCTCCTCCTAACTTCAATTGATATGTCCGAGATGGCAGGAAAGAGGGTGACATTTATTCATGTATTTTGATTGGTTGGGCCCTCTTGGTGACAAATGAGCACTCAGGTTTGTTGATCTATtaccatggggggggggggggggtgtgtgtgtgtgtgtgtgtgtgtgtgtgtgtgtgtgtgtgtgtgtgtgtgtgtgtgtgtgtgtgtgtgtgtgtgtgtgtgtgtgtgtgtgtgtgtgtgtgtgtgtgtgtgtacttaccaGCAGGCCTGTTAGTTGAGCTGGTGGTTTGAACGAACACAGAGCGTGGTGGTTTGTTTGGAGTAAAAAACATCGACCAAAAAAGTCAGTATTTTTCTCTGCCTGAAAATGAGGGAACGTAAACAATATCTTATTGGCATTTTAAAACCATGCTGTGCTCCTCTATGAGCTAGGGCTAAACCAACGTTTATAACTAGGTCTAGACTAACATTCATAGCTAGGGCTAAACTAACGTTTATAACTAGGTCTAGACTAACATTCATAGCTAGGGCTAAACTAACATTTATAACTAGGTCTAGACTAACATTCATAGCTAGGGCTAAACTAACGTTTATAACTAGGGCTAGACAAACATTCATAGCTAGGGCTTGACTAACATTAATAGCTAGGGCTATACTAACATTCATAGCTAGAGTTAGACTAACTATCATTTGATGTCTTCTTTAAATGTGAGCTcagtagttagagagagagagagagagagagagagtgtgtgtttgtttgtgagtgtgtgtgtgtgtgttctgcccaTGACCAGTCTATCAGGTTCTGGTTTGATGAGCCAGCTAGATCCACATCCTGGGTTTAATGATGCGTGAGGCGGCGGTACGTGGAACTCTAAATGATACGTTACTCTGCAACATGGATGAGACCTGCTCTCATAACTGCCTAactacgcgtgtgtgtgtgtgtgtgtgtgaattaacATTGTTCCTTTGATTACAGCTGCTAGGCTATGTTCAAAATGGAATGATATTCCTTATACAGTGTGCTACTTCTGAAATGACCCACTATATTCCCTGGCCTCACAGTGAAGCAGTGTCTGAAGCACTTTCATGATCAATCTCACTTATTTCTCCCTATCCCATTGTCTGTGTTCTCTCCCTAGACATGAACTTAaggcattattattattttcaatagaagtaacactgctgtgtgtgtgtgtgtgtgtgtgtgtgtgtgtgtgtgtgtgtgtgtgtgtgtgtgtgtgtgtgtgtgtgtgtgtgtgtgtgtgtgtgtgtgtgtgtgtgtgtgtgtgtgtgtgtgtgaccacgcATACTATTGTGATGCTGTCATCTCAGAGTTGACCTTCATATCAGAGTTCAGAAACCATGACAATGGCCATTGAGAGATGTTTATTCTTTAACATAACTATGGTAACCCATACTCCCAGTTGTATCTTGATATCATATAAAATGGCAGTGTGTTTCAATAACAATGAATAGAACACACCAAGGTGGCTCAGAAAGAGACAATTATTTCAACATATCAACATAACATCATAAAATACTACATATATATTATCATACTCCTGACCACGTTTATCCAATGTTGTGATTCAAACATTCACAAAACTGTAGAAAAACATTGGTTGAATGTTGGATGAACGTGGCTGGAATGGTTGAGCTTTTTTAAAGTCTGTTTTCACAGGATAGTTTGTTTCCAAGCTGTGGTGTGGCGTAGTGCTGCCGACCTTTTGGAAAACAACATTTTGATACTTTTACTGCACGTACTGTAGTAGGTTTTAGTCTTTCCCCCAAAAGCCTTTGCAATATAATACATGTAGATGTTTTGTCACAGGTAGGTACATTATTTGTTTAAAGCCACGGATCCGACCATGCACGATaacaatttatttaaaaaaaacatacaaacaaCTAAAAAGTCCCAAGTCTAATCATACCATTCTTCGGTTGTCCCTGCAGAGAATCTTTTTAAAAGACCTTCGGAAGTCATTGTTGAAGATTGTATAGATAATGGGATTGGCTGAACTGTTACAGTAGCCGAACCAGAAGAAGAATTTAAACAGTGTGTCAGGTATGTAACACGAGTCACAGAGCGCCGTCAGGGTGTAGGTAAAGAAGAAGGGGAACCAGCAAACGACAAAAACTCCAATGACCACAGCCAAGACGAAGGTGAAACGTTTCTCCCTGTTCTGTCTCCCCTTCCATCGACTCCCCTTAGAGCTCTGTCTCACCACCAGTTTGGGCAGCGCCGGGTGGTCCACTCCTGGTTTGATCTGGCTCAGTTTGGTTTTAGCCGTGTGTTTCTTCTTCTTGATAGAACAGGGGTTTTTGACCTGGTGGTCAGACGATGAGGAGTCCTCCATGTCCACGCCGTTTATCTCCCCTTCTTTCtcgtcctctcctctgtgttcatccccctctctgtctccttgcTCTCCGTTGAGCTTCTCGTGACAAGCGTGTTGGTCACCTCCGACTCCCCCAGCCCCGTTCTCCTTCTTGCCCGTCACCGGCGACACCGCGGCCGCCATTTTGGGATTCCGGTCGCCCGGTGGTACCCGCGTCCGTTTCTTAGCGATCTGATAGATCCGGATGTAAACGAGGATCATGATGACGCAGGGCACGAAGAACGAGCCGATACTGGACGAGATCATGTACCACTTGTCTTCGTTGATCTTACACACCGGCCCCTCCTCTTTatcgctctccttctccatggtgATGAGGGGCGGGAACGAGATCACCGCGGCGATGACCCACACAATGACGATGATGCACTTGATCCTGCGCGGTGTCCGTTTCAGGTTGTACTCGATGGCCTGGGTGATTGACCAGTACCTGTCCAGACTAATGGCGCATAGATGGGCGATGGATGCCGTACAGAAGAGAACATCCAGTGCAAGGTAGATCTCGCACCAGACTTTACCAAAATACCAGTAGCCCATGAGTTCGTTGGCCAGGGAGAAGGGCATGACCAGGGTCGCAACCAAAATGTCCGCCGACGCCAACGAAACCAGGAAGAGGTTCTGAGGGGCCTTCAGGGCCCGGCTAGTAAACACAGCGATGACCACTAAGACGTTGCCGAAGACCGTCAATAGGATGAGCATCCCAACCAGAATCGTTAGGGGCAACGAGATCTGGAGGCTATAGAGCGGACCCCAAAGGATGGTGTCATTGGTCATGTTGCTCATGCTTGTAAAAGTCTCATTGGTCACGTTTGTCATGTTATCCCACCCCGCCATTGATTCTCCTTAGATCCTCAGGGATCCAATCATGTAAGGTCAGCAAATGTCATCCAGGAGACCATGTAGTTTGCAACTGGAAGACTGGAAAGTGAGGGTGTGGGACTCTTCAGTGGTTTTTCTGTAGTTATTTTTCGCTCCATTGCATGGTGGTCGATCGAGAACAGTTTAGGTTGAATACAGCGGATTGTCACTTCATCTGAAAAATAGGAGGCAGAAGTAAGAATTTTAAAAAGCCCGAACTGGAGATGCCTTAACTGTCAATTTACACAAATACAACATAACTCTCTAGTTATACTTTCCAAGAATATTGCAGGTACACACTAAATACAACTCTTACCTCAAGCATTGTGCTGTGTCACTTGGGTCCTTTTGAGTGGCCGACAATAGAATGGACAGTGAGTAACTTCTTCATGCAGGTCAGTTACCCGAATCAGCTGGCTTCTCGCTCATCTCTTCTATGTTCCATGGACGAGCGCGAGCTGAGGTTTCACAGTCAGTTTTCCTCTCCACAGAATGATCCGCTCCGTATCTAAGTCTGTCTCACTAGCGGAGAGCTAATAGAGCCGTAATCACGTTATCCTGTGgctgctgctcctgctgctgcCGCCGTCAGTTCTATGAGTGGAGACTATCGCCCTACTATGCTACTGTTGGCCGCTCCAAGCTCAGTTCCGCCACGCCCTCTATTTATAACCCCAACATCCCAGAAGTGCGTTGCTATAGCAGCACCTTGAGCCCACACCACGTGGAAATTAAACATAGGCTTTTGTATTTATTTGGCGCGCGCTAACTCCATTCCGTTCACGAACCGCACCATTTATTGTCACACCAAAcattctaaaactgttaaaatgatctaaaaaaaaaactaaaggggctcatagtcaatggtaagatagttataggctaggcctactaagCAGTAAACTATTGACCAGTCAACATTGGCTTTAGCCTAAGCTTAATAGTTAGCCTATAGGGTAAAATAACCAATGTCAGCCTATGTGATGCTCATTGATGGATCAATATTTATTAAGCATTTGTAAAGGCTCTTGCATAGAACATCACATTATTGTATTTGTATTAAACATGGTCTAATACTTTCCTAAGTGTGcacaaaacatgtaaaaacaTGATTTGGTCACTGCATAAAAGTAGCCAATATCCTAATCATGGGCGTTTTATGTATCTCCATTGTTTAacgctgcaatatgtaactttttggacgACTACGAAAAGTGAGTTACAGATCTGTCATTTTCATTGAAAGCAAGCCTAAGAAGCGATAGATCTTTtcaatttctatgcttcctgttcttaagtttagtttttgtgtattttattttcgGTTTTGCACACccgcttcaaacagctgaaaaaacaATATTTGTGGTTATTGAAAACATATTTCGTAGCAATTTAGATGATagaattgcttgttttgtcacaaactgaaattaggctataagaattttagcaaccaggaaatgacagagcgatttctgcatattgtaaCGTATGTTATTGAGACAGACCGCATTGAATCAACTTGAAGAGTGATAACACCAAGAGGTAGGCTATGCCCAATTTAGCCGCTCTTCCATTTTAGAACAGGTGCTTTCAATAACATAGCCTTCTATCAGTATAAAGCTTTTCTACCATATCATGTGTGTTTGGGGAATGGAGGAAGGTGTTGTTGGTGTGATATCATATGACAGCGGACTTCTGTGTTTAGAGTAAACATCACTGCTAGTTATCACGCGTCAGCGCGCGGATGGAGCGCGAGGATACAGTGACACCTGTCGTATCTCTGAAACAGCTTCCGCGCCCGGGGTCGGTCTCTTTCGGATTCGCTTTGGAAGAAATAGCCAGAGGCGCGCCATCACCACTGATGTTATGTGACATTCAGGATTGTAAAACCTACCGTTATGTATCGAATGATACCACAAAGTACTCTATGCTTTTACTGAAAACAATATTAACTATTATGCGTTTTAACTTTTACCTTTTCTAATAAGACCATAGGTGCTTCCAACTTCTGTTCtcccataaaacatttttttaaatgcaaaAGCGTCACAATTTGACATAACCTATTTCAATTAAGAAAGGACTGTCCTAGGTAAATCTTTAGGTAAGGTATTTGGTTAATGCACTAAATTGTAATGTACTCCGATGCAACATCATCATCACGTGCTAAGTGCAGTCCAAATTTAGACTGCCAGTTCAGATGACACATGAAGTATTGTGATACTTTACCAGTTGTTGAAAAACGTCCAAACTCCGGTCTCTCCATTTTCTCGTGGTGGCTTAAATGGGAAACGACAAGACAGAAAAAAACGGGAAAAAAAACGTACCTCACTTGTAAT
Protein-coding regions in this window:
- the LOC115147380 gene encoding alpha-2A adrenergic receptor, whose protein sequence is MAGWDNMTNVTNETFTSMSNMTNDTILWGPLYSLQISLPLTILVGMLILLTVFGNVLVVIAVFTSRALKAPQNLFLVSLASADILVATLVMPFSLANELMGYWYFGKVWCEIYLALDVLFCTASIAHLCAISLDRYWSITQAIEYNLKRTPRRIKCIIVIVWVIAAVISFPPLITMEKESDKEEGPVCKINEDKWYMISSSIGSFFVPCVIMILVYIRIYQIAKKRTRVPPGDRNPKMAAAVSPVTGKKENGAGGVGGDQHACHEKLNGEQGDREGDEHRGEDEKEGEINGVDMEDSSSSDHQVKNPCSIKKKKHTAKTKLSQIKPGVDHPALPKLVVRQSSKGSRWKGRQNREKRFTFVLAVVIGVFVVCWFPFFFTYTLTALCDSCYIPDTLFKFFFWFGYCNSSANPIIYTIFNNDFRRSFKKILCRDNRRMV